In Dioscorea cayenensis subsp. rotundata cultivar TDr96_F1 chromosome 9, TDr96_F1_v2_PseudoChromosome.rev07_lg8_w22 25.fasta, whole genome shotgun sequence, a genomic segment contains:
- the LOC120269407 gene encoding myb-related protein 2-like, with product MYHPYPSKNSILPARAAFPPERHLLLQGGNVQGDSGLILSTDAKPRLKWTPELHERFIEAVNQLGGAEKATPKTVMKLMGIPGLTLYHLKSHLQKHRLSKNLHAQSCSGATKNVIGCTVATDKASEVTGSLMSKTNIPAQTNNSMQISEALQIQIEVQKRLHEQLEVQRHLQLRIEAQGKYLQCVLEKAQETLGKQNLGPQSLEAAKAQISELVSRVSNESLGTAFPGFKDLPLETLQAQMAQLADFSMDSCLTSVEGSQKDQEVHNLDTGLRIHQARTPQCFGENIKLEQPNNAWDGNTTVHDIVPSTKLRDSSMTIFPVKMTATSPTISFKTKSEKEGNNSISNAWHKERGLDDLSHYEQPLRDRPVMQQEKQRQSDAYGLPCQTAQLDLNVGDDNLSLSDCKQFDLNDFSWS from the exons ATGTATCATCCTTACCCAAGTAAGAACAGCATCCTTCCTGCTAGGGCAGCCTTTCCTCCAGAGAGACATCTTTTGCTTCAAGGAGGAAACGTACAGGGTGATTCAGGATTAATCCTATCAACAGATGCCAAACCTAGATTGAAATGGACACCAGAGCTTCATGAACGATTTATAGAAGCAGTCAATCAACTGGGTGGAGCAGAAA AAGCTACCCCAAAAACGGTCATGAAGCTAATGGGCATTCCAGGACTAACCTTATATCACTTGAAAAGCCACCTCCAG AAGCACAGGCTTAGTAAGAATCTCCATGCTCAATCTTGCAGTGGAGCAACCAAAAATG TCATAGGTTGCACAGTGGCCACAGATAAAGCATCTGAAGTTACAGGATCATTAATGAGCAAAACAAACATTCCTGCTCAGACGAACAA TTCCATGCAGATAAGTGAAGCACTTCAGATACAGATTGAGGTCCAGAAACGGCTACATGAACAACTTGAG GTGCAAAGACACTTGCAGCTCCGAATAGAAGCTCAAGGAAAATATTTACAATGTGTTCTGGAAAAGGCCCAAGAGACACTTGGAAAGCAAAACTTGGGTCCTCAGAGCCTGGAAGCTGCCAAAGCACAGATCTCTGAATTGGTCTCCAGAGTGTCCAATGAAAGTCTGGGTACTGCATTTCCAGGTTTCAAAGACCTCCCTTTAGAGACCCTGCAAGCACAAATGGCACAGCTTGCTGACTTTTCAATGGATAGCTGCTTGACCTCTGTAGAAGGATCTCAAAAGGACCAAGAGGTCCACAACCTAGATACAGGATTGAGAATTCATCAAGCTAGAACACCCCAATGCTTTGGGGAGAATATCAAGCTTGAGCAGCCTAATAATGCATGGGATGGAAACACAACAGTGCATGATATAGTCCCTTCAACCAAATTGAGAGATTCATCCATGACAATTTTCCCAGTCAAGATGACTGCAACTAGTCCAACGATCAGCTTTAAAACGAAAAGCGAGAAAGAAGGAAATAACAGCATTTCTAATGCATGGCACAAAGAAAGAGGCTTGGATGATCTTTCTCATTATGAACAGCCACTACGCGATAGACCAGTGATGCAACAAGAGAAACAAAGGCAATCAGATGCATATGGA